The Starkeya sp. ORNL1 DNA window CGGCAATGCTCGCACGCCGGCCGATAGGCAATCGACTGGCTGCGGCGGAAGCCGCCATGGGTCAGCACGTCGTTGAGTTGCGGCGCGCGCTCGCCGACCAGATGGGTGAACACCTTGCGTTCTTCGCGCCCCGGCAAGTAGGGGCACGGCGAGGGAGCCGTCAGGTAGAATTGCGGTGTGTCGCGCGGGTGCTCGGTCACGGCGGTGTCAAAGGATTCCCGTGCTGAGGATCGCGCGGGAAGGCGAGCGCGTCAAAGCCGAAAGCGGAGGTGACGAAATTTTTGATCAGCGATACCGCCGGAGGCTGGTGGCGCGGGACTCGGTGTTGGTCACCACGGTGCCGAGCACAAAGTCGTGCAGCAGGCGGCGGCGGCCGTTGAACAGGCCGATTAACACCACGAACGGCGTCAGCACGCTGAACGATACCCAGAACAGCACGATGCTCATCACCGCGAGCAGCGAGTACATCGGCGCGCCGTACCACAGGCGCATCTCGATATCGACGGCGCGCATGCCGACGGTCGCCGAGCGCGGTCCGCCCAGCGTCAGCCCGGTATAGGCCAGCGCCCAGATGATGAAGGCCGGGCTGAGCAGGCTGAACAGGAACCAGCCGAGGCCGAAGGTCACGATGCCGAACACGAAGATGAAGATCGAGGCGAGCACCAGCGGTCCGAAGATGATGATGGCGTCGATCAGGAAGGCGATGAAGCGCCGCGACAGCACGCCCTCGAAATATTCGGGCTGGGTGACCGGGTCATGGGCATAGGGCTTGGGCTCGCCCGAAGTGCCGAGCTTGGGAATATCGGACATGCGCGAGCCTCCTTCTGCTCTGCACGAAAAATGGTGGAGCGGCTCCCTTGGGGCAAGGGGCGCGGTGTGCCCCGTTCAGTTGCCCGCCGAGTGCCAGTCGATGCGCACCACGTCCATGCCATCCTCGACGAGGGCGCGGTGCACTTCCTCAGCATGCGCACGGTCCCGCGTCTCCACGGTGACGTCCAGCCGCGCGCCCTTGGCGTGCACGTCGAGGAAATGCCGCTTGTGCTCGACTTCGAGGATATTGGCGCCAAGCCGGCCCAGCAGAGTGGAGATGATGCCGAGCTCGCCCGGCCGGTCGAGCATGGAGAAGCGGAAGGAAACGATGCGCTCCTCGCGCTCCAGTTCGCGCAGCATGATCGAGGCGACGATGCGCGGGTCGATATTGCCGCCGGAGACGACGAGGCCGACATTGCGGCCGCGATAACGCTCCGGATCGGCCAGCAGCGCGGCGAGGCCGGCGGCGCCGGCGCCTTCGGCCAGCGTCTTCTGCTGGGTGAGGAACAGGTTCACCGCGCGCTCGAAGGTCGGCTCGTCCACCAGCACGACGTCGGAGACCAGCGCCGAGACGATCTCGCGGGTCAGCGCGCCGACATGCTTTACCGCGATGCCCTCGGCCAGCGTCGGGCCCTCGCAGGGCAGGTTCTGCTGGTGCAGCGCGTTCCACATGGCGGGATAGAGCGTGGTCTCGACACCGACGACCTCGATGTCCGGACGCAGATGCTTGGCCGCGATCGCCATGCCGGAGATCAGCCCGCCGCCGCCGATCGGCACCAGCATGGCGTCGAGATCGGGGGCATCCTCCAGCATCTCGGCAGCGATGGACCCCTGGCCGGCAATGACGTGGGCGTCGTCGTAAGGGTGCACCCAGACCAGCCGCTCTTGCCTGGCGATGCGGTCGGCCTCCTCGTGGGCATCGGCGACGGATTCGCCGTGCAGCACCACGCGGGCGCCGTGCGCCTCGGTGGCGGCGACCTTCACGATCGGCGTGTGCTTCGGCATCACGATGGTGGCTTTGATGCCGAGGCGGCGCGCATGATAGGCGACCGCTTGCGCGTGATTGCCGGCCGACATGGCGACGACGCCGCGTGCACGTTCTTCCGCCGAGAGGCTGGCGAGCTTCACCAGCGCGCCGCGCTCCTTGAAGCTCGCGGTCACCTGGAGGTTCTCGTACTTCACGAACACATGCGCGCCGGTAATCGCGGAGAGGCGCGGCGCCGGCAGTGTCGGGGTACGCAGAATGGCGCCGGTAAGCAGCAGGCGGGCGGCGGCGACGTCGGCAGGCGAGACGGGCAAGGTCATGGAGAAGCTCAGAATTCCCGCGGCGTCGGGGCCGCCCGGTTGAGCAACCCACCCGGCCGCAGCACGAGAAAGGCAACGAGAAGCGAGTAGATCGCCACGTCGCGATACACGATATTGATGGCCGAGGACCAGAGCGTTTCGACGCCGGCGACCACAATGGCACCAATAAACGCTCCCGGGATCGACCCGATTCCGCCGATCACCGCCGAAATCAGCGCCTTCAGCCCGATCGAGATGCCGGCGCCCGGCTCGATGGTGCCGTAGGCGACCACCGCCACGGTGCCGGCAAGCCCCGCCGCGGCGCCCGAGAGCACGAAGGTCGAGGCCAGCAGGCGCGGGGCGTTCACGCCGAGCAGGCACGCCATCAGCGGGTCGTCGGCATAGGCCCGCCAGGAACGGCCATAGCTGGTGAAGGCAAGCAGGCCGAGCAGGATGGAAGCCCCGGTCATGCCGAGCCCGGCCGCCAGCAATTGCGCCGGGGTGACGGTGGCGATGAAGCCTTCGCCGCCGGCGAGCGGCACGGGGATATTGAGCAGCGGCGGCAGCCAGTTCTCGCGCATGCCATAGGTGATGCGCAGCAGCTCGGTCAGCACGATGGCGAGCGCGATGGTGCCGATCAGCACCGGCTGCGGCGAGCGCGAGCGTCGGGTAAGCGGCAGCACGACGACGCGGCCGACGACCCAGCTCAGCAGTGCGGCGGCGGCGACGCCGGCGAGAAGCGCGGCCGCGAGGCCCGGGCCGGTGAGGCGCCCGAAGCTCATCACCACGCCTGAGGCGACCAGCATATTGACGCCGCCGGTCACCGCGATCTCACCGAAGGCGAGGTTGATACGCCCGATCAGCCCGTAGACCAGGGCGAAACTGGTGGCGATCAGGCCATATATGCCGGCGAGCGTCAGTCCGTTCAGCGCCTGCTGCAGCCAATAGGCCGCTCGCATCGAGAGCGCGAAGGCCGGCGCGCGTTCGATGAACGGGGTGGCGTCGGCGAGCCACCAGCGTTTCAGGAAGAAAAGCTTGATATCGCTCAGGGGGCCGGCATCGGTGTCGACGGCGACGAGATCGAAGCGATCCACGCCGGAACGGCCGGCGAAGCTGCAGGTCAGCCAATGCGGGCGGGTGACATCGTCCTCACGCACCGTGTAGCCTAGCCGCAGCGTATCGGCGTCCTCGGGCAGCGGGGCGAGGGAGGTTTCGCGGATGGTCGCGTCCTCGTCGTACAGCGCCGGCGCAATGGCGCGGCAGATGCGCGCCTGGTCGGCATCGAGCACCGAGCTGCAGCCGGCCAGCAGCAAAAGGAAGGCGAGGGCAGCGAGGAGGCGCATGCCGGGAACCTAGAGCCCTATCCGCCCGGATGGAATCACCCGGGTGAAAAGATAGTGCCCTCGATTCAATGAGCTGGAGCATGTCCTCATCGCAAAAGTCTGCCAACTTTTGCGGAACATGCTCGGCATCCCGGCAGCGGACGTTCAGCCCTGCCGTGCGAGCAATTCGGCGACCCGGGGTGCGAAATATGTGAGCACGCCGTCGGCGCCGGCACGCTTGAAGGCGATCAGGCTTTCCAGCATCGCCTTCTCACCGTCGAGCCAACCATTGCGTGCCGCCGCCTCGATCATCGCGTACTCGCCGGAGACCTGATAGGCGAAGGTCGGCAGGCCGAACGTCTCCTTCAGGCGGTAGACGATGTCGAGATAGGGTAGGCCGGGCTTCACCATCAGCATGTCGGCGCCCTCCTCGATGTCGAGGGCGGCTTCGCGCAGCGCTTCCATGCCGTTGGCGCTGTCCATCTGGTAGGTGCGCTTGTCGCCCTTGAGGCAGCCGGTCGAGCCGACCGCATCGCGGAACGGGCCGTAGAAGGCGGAGGCATATTTGGCGCTATAGGCGAGGATCTGGGCGTCGAGGTGCCCGGCTTCGTCGAGCGCGCGGCGGATGGCGCCGACCCGGCCATCCATCATGTCGGACGGCGCGATGACGTCGGAACCGGCCTCCGCCTGCACCAGCGCCTGCTCGATCAGCACGGCGACGGTCTCGTCGTTCAGCACGCGGCCATCGTTCGCGAGCAGTCCGTCATGGCCGTGGCTGGTATAGGGATCCAGCGCGACATCGGTGATGAGGCCGATCTCCGGCACCGCGGCCTTGATGGCGCGCAGCGTGCGGCAGGTGAGATTGTCGCTGTTCAGCGCCTCCCGCCCATCGGCGGTACGCAGCCCCGGATCGGTATAGGGGAACAGCGCGATCGCCGGGATGCCCAGCTTTGCCGCCCGCTCGGCCTCGCGCACCGCCTCGTCGACGGTGAGCCGATCGACGCCGGGCATCGAGGTGATAGGCGCGCGGGCCTCGCTGCCGTCCATCACGAAGATCGGCCAGATCAGGTCGGAGACGGTGAGCGTGTGCTCGCGCACCAGCTGCCGGGCCCAATCCGCCTTGCGGTTGCGGCGCGGACGGTGGGCGAGGTCGAGCCGGGTCGCCACATCGGACCGGCCGGCAGGCTCGGGTACCACCGGGCGCGGGCGGGCAAAGGGAATCGCCATGGGAACGCTCATCTCGTGCAGTTTCGAATGCTTATAACGTCATAATGGACGGAGCGCGATATGCGCCGGATCAAGGCGGCCATGCAGACGACAGCGCGCCGCAGGGCATGGTGACGCGGGGATGACAAGGCAAGCTTGGCTTCAGCTTTGCTCAAGCCCACCTCAGGCATCCGACAAGCATGGCTTACAAAAAGCCGCCGCAGGGGCTATTGCCATCGCGGGCGGCTGCATCCGGGGGATTCGTGACCGGCAATATCGGCATTGGCTTCGAGGTGCGTGGCGCCGCCGGCATCATCACGCTCGATCGCCCGAAGGCGCTGAACGCCATTACCCATCACATGGTGCTCGCCATGCGGGCGCAACTCGACGCCTGGATCGCTGACCACGCCGTCCAGCATGTGGTGCTGCGTTCGGCCCATGAGCGCGCCTTCTGCGTCGGTGGCGACGTGCGCCACATGGCCGAACTCGGCAGCACCGGCCGCAAGGAGCAGGCGAGGGCGTTCTGGCGCGACGAATATGCGCTGAACCATTTGATCTCGCGCTACCCCAAGCCCTACGTCTCGCTGGTCGACGGGTTGTGCTTCGGCGGCGGCTTCGGCGTCTCCGGCCACGGCAGCTACCGCGTGGCCGGCGACAAGCTTGGCTTTGCCATGCCGGAAGTCGCGATCGGCCTGTTCCCGGATGTCGGCGGCACCTATGTGCTGCCGCGCCTTCCGGGCTGGGCCGGCACCTTCCTCGCCATGACCGGAGCCCGCATCGGCATGCCGGACGCGGTGGCGCTCGGCCTTTATACCCATCACATCCCGACCGAGCGCTGGCCCGACCTGCTCGAGGCGCTTGCCGCCGGCGACGAGATGGACGCGCTGCTCGACCGCTTTGCCGTGGTGCCGCCGCCCCCGGCGCTGGCAAGCCTCTATCCCATGATCGACCGCGTCTTCGCCGGAGGCACCGTACCGGCGGTGGTGGCGGCGCTGGAGCATGCCGAAAAAGGCGAGGGCGTCGAGGCGGAATTCGCCCGGCTCCAGCTCTCGACCATCCGCCGCGCCTCGCCGACCAGCGTGTTCATCGCTTTCGAGCAGATGCGCCGTGGCCTTTCGCATGATCTCGCCGGCTGCCTCAAGCTGGAATTCCGCGTGGTGACGCGCCTGCTCGACGGGCATGATTTCTTCGAGGGCGTGCGTGCTGTATTGATCCACAAGGACCAGGCGCCGAAGTGGCAGCCGTCGCGGCTCGAGGATATCGATCCCGCCGCGATCGCCGCGCTGTTCGACACACCGCTCCCCGACGAACTGGTGCTCCCCGAATGACCCTGGCCGGCGCTGCCTCATGTCGATGACGCCTTACGATCCGCTCGACGGCGCGCTGGGCCCGGCCTCGCACCGGCTCGGCCCGTGGCAGCGCCGGGTGCTGCAGTATCTGCGCGGGCTGGCGGCCTTCCTGCTGCTCAAGACGGTCTATAGCTGGACGCTGATCTGCGGCATCTGGGATGGCGATGTCAGCCGCTTCGAGGGGCTCTCGCTCGCGGCGCAGTCTGCGGTGATCTGGGCCGGCATCATGAATCCGGTGGCGGCGGTGGGCCTGTGGCTAGGCGCGGCCTGGGGCGTGGTGCTGTGGCTGGTGACCACGCTGGTGCAGATCATGATCAACGCCTCGGCGCCGGAAGGCGTCGGCAGCCTGGTATTCGTTGCCGCGGTCGAGGCGCTGCTGGTCGGCTTCTATGCCTTCCTGACCTA harbors:
- a CDS encoding RDD family protein → MSDIPKLGTSGEPKPYAHDPVTQPEYFEGVLSRRFIAFLIDAIIIFGPLVLASIFIFVFGIVTFGLGWFLFSLLSPAFIIWALAYTGLTLGGPRSATVGMRAVDIEMRLWYGAPMYSLLAVMSIVLFWVSFSVLTPFVVLIGLFNGRRRLLHDFVLGTVVTNTESRATSLRRYR
- a CDS encoding threonine ammonia-lyase; translation: MTLPVSPADVAAARLLLTGAILRTPTLPAPRLSAITGAHVFVKYENLQVTASFKERGALVKLASLSAEERARGVVAMSAGNHAQAVAYHARRLGIKATIVMPKHTPIVKVAATEAHGARVVLHGESVADAHEEADRIARQERLVWVHPYDDAHVIAGQGSIAAEMLEDAPDLDAMLVPIGGGGLISGMAIAAKHLRPDIEVVGVETTLYPAMWNALHQQNLPCEGPTLAEGIAVKHVGALTREIVSALVSDVVLVDEPTFERAVNLFLTQQKTLAEGAGAAGLAALLADPERYRGRNVGLVVSGGNIDPRIVASIMLRELEREERIVSFRFSMLDRPGELGIISTLLGRLGANILEVEHKRHFLDVHAKGARLDVTVETRDRAHAEEVHRALVEDGMDVVRIDWHSAGN
- a CDS encoding branched-chain amino acid ABC transporter permease, with product MRLLAALAFLLLLAGCSSVLDADQARICRAIAPALYDEDATIRETSLAPLPEDADTLRLGYTVREDDVTRPHWLTCSFAGRSGVDRFDLVAVDTDAGPLSDIKLFFLKRWWLADATPFIERAPAFALSMRAAYWLQQALNGLTLAGIYGLIATSFALVYGLIGRINLAFGEIAVTGGVNMLVASGVVMSFGRLTGPGLAAALLAGVAAAALLSWVVGRVVVLPLTRRSRSPQPVLIGTIALAIVLTELLRITYGMRENWLPPLLNIPVPLAGGEGFIATVTPAQLLAAGLGMTGASILLGLLAFTSYGRSWRAYADDPLMACLLGVNAPRLLASTFVLSGAAAGLAGTVAVVAYGTIEPGAGISIGLKALISAVIGGIGSIPGAFIGAIVVAGVETLWSSAINIVYRDVAIYSLLVAFLVLRPGGLLNRAAPTPREF
- the hemB gene encoding porphobilinogen synthase produces the protein MAIPFARPRPVVPEPAGRSDVATRLDLAHRPRRNRKADWARQLVREHTLTVSDLIWPIFVMDGSEARAPITSMPGVDRLTVDEAVREAERAAKLGIPAIALFPYTDPGLRTADGREALNSDNLTCRTLRAIKAAVPEIGLITDVALDPYTSHGHDGLLANDGRVLNDETVAVLIEQALVQAEAGSDVIAPSDMMDGRVGAIRRALDEAGHLDAQILAYSAKYASAFYGPFRDAVGSTGCLKGDKRTYQMDSANGMEALREAALDIEEGADMLMVKPGLPYLDIVYRLKETFGLPTFAYQVSGEYAMIEAAARNGWLDGEKAMLESLIAFKRAGADGVLTYFAPRVAELLARQG
- a CDS encoding enoyl-CoA hydratase/isomerase family protein, which codes for MTGNIGIGFEVRGAAGIITLDRPKALNAITHHMVLAMRAQLDAWIADHAVQHVVLRSAHERAFCVGGDVRHMAELGSTGRKEQARAFWRDEYALNHLISRYPKPYVSLVDGLCFGGGFGVSGHGSYRVAGDKLGFAMPEVAIGLFPDVGGTYVLPRLPGWAGTFLAMTGARIGMPDAVALGLYTHHIPTERWPDLLEALAAGDEMDALLDRFAVVPPPPALASLYPMIDRVFAGGTVPAVVAALEHAEKGEGVEAEFARLQLSTIRRASPTSVFIAFEQMRRGLSHDLAGCLKLEFRVVTRLLDGHDFFEGVRAVLIHKDQAPKWQPSRLEDIDPAAIAALFDTPLPDELVLPE
- a CDS encoding DUF6163 family protein — its product is MSMTPYDPLDGALGPASHRLGPWQRRVLQYLRGLAAFLLLKTVYSWTLICGIWDGDVSRFEGLSLAAQSAVIWAGIMNPVAAVGLWLGAAWGVVLWLVTTLVQIMINASAPEGVGSLVFVAAVEALLVGFYAFLTYKATRETED